The Deltaproteobacteria bacterium DNA segment TGGCCCGGTCCCGGACGCCGGCCGAATTCGAGGTATCCGGAGCATCCAGAAGTTCTTCGACCTCTTTCGGACTGAGGACCTCGGGCAGGGTCCGCATCATTTTGGGAGACTCGACGTGCTCCATCGGGTTGACGGACAACCATCGTTCCCGGATCAGAAACTTGAAAAAGGTCCGCAATGCGGAAAGCATTCGCGCTTTGCTTCGTCTGGACAGTTTCTGTTCCTCGAGGTGAACCAGGTATCGATGCACTTCGAGAGACGAGATTTTTTCGAGGTCGTCCGCGCCCTGGTCCTGCAGGAAATCGGCCAGGCGGAGAAGGTCCCGGCTGTACGCCTCGATCGTGTTCTCCGAAAGACCCCGCTCCACCTTTATAAAGGCAATAAATTGATCTATGGCGAGTTCGAGATTCACGGCTTCACCCTCCAGCTACATCAGAAAAACCGCTTTCATTCCAGCCGCAGTTGCCCGACTATCTCATCCACACGTCCCACGCCCTGCTCGGCAAGATACTTTCTCAGGCCTTCCACAATGGACACGGTGGTCCGTGGATCCACGAAATTGGCCGTGCCCACCTGCACCGCCCGAGCGCCGGCCAGCAGGTACTCCAACGCGTCATCCGCGCACATGACGCCGCCAATGCCGATCACGGGAATATCGAGGCTGCGTGCGAGGAGCCAGCACAGCCGCACCATGATGGGCCGGATGGCCGGTCCGGACAGCCCGCCCACTACGTTCCCCAGCTTGGGTTTTCGCCGATGCACGTCAATGGCCATTGCCGGGAAGGTGTTGCCCACGCACACGGCGTCCGCGCCCGCTTCCTGGGCGGCCCGCCCTATGATCACAATGTCCGTCACCAGAGGGGTCAATTTAACCCATAGGGGTATCGATGCCGCGGGCCGTACAGCCGCCACCAACGCATTGACGGCTTCCGGGTCCACTCCGAAGGTCTGTCCACCGGATTTGACATTGGGACAGGACACGTTTAGTTCGATGGCCGACACGCCCCCGGCTTCGCTCAATGCGCCGGCCAGACGCACGTAATCATCCACCTGGCGTCCCAGCACATTCACCACCACGGGCACGTCAAACCGTCTAAGATACGGCAGCTTGTCCGCAAGAAACCGTTCGAGGCCCACGTTCTCGAGACCGATGGCGTTTACCATGCCGCACGGCGTTTCAGCCGTCCGGGGGGGAGGGTTCCCCTGGCGTGGTTCCAGGGAAATGCCTTTCACCACAACCGCTCCGAGATCGTTCAGGTCCACATAGGGGGCGAACTCGGCTCCGTAGGCGAAGGTGCCGGAGGCCGTCATCACCGGGTTCTTGAGCACAAGGTCTCCGATGCGGGTCTCGAGCAGCGGTCCGGGCGTCGTCATGTCCTTACCTCCCAGTCCGGCGCATCGAGAGGAAATACCGGACCGTCCTGACAAACATGCGCGTAACCGTTCTTGGTTTTCACCACGCACCCGCGGCAGACCCCGAGGCCGCAGCTCATGTGCGCTTCCAGGGACACCTGGGCCGGAATCGATTGTTCGGCCGCCACGGGACCCAAGGCCTTCAGCATGGGCATGGGTCCGCATGCATAGATTCGAACCTCTGCATCCGACAGCAGGCTGCCTCGAACCAATTGCGTCACCAGACCTTTTGTACCTTTCGAGCCGTCCTCCGTGGCCAATCGCATCTCCACATTCAGGTTTTCAAAGGCCTCGAGCCGAACCAACTCTTCCCCGGTCCGGGCCCCAAAAAACAGGATGAGCCTCGCCGACGGACATTCCCGGCGAATCCGGCGCGCCAGAAACAACATCGGGGCAACTCCGCGACCGCCCGCCACGAGGGCGGCCGTGTCCAGCGGAGGACGCACCTCGAAACCGTTTCCAAGGGGTCCCAGCAGGCCGACTCGCTCACCTTCGCCGCGGCGGCTCAAACGTCCGGTTCCTTTGCCCACGACCCGGTAGAGCAAACGGATTCGTCCGTCGCCGGCATCGTGAACGGACAGAGGTCTGCGAAGCAGGGGATCGTAGTCGTCACCCACTCGAACCATGACGAACTGCCCCGGCGCCGCCCGACTCGAGACATCGGGCGCTTCCAGCTCCAAGAGATAGAAACCCGCTCCGCAAGGAGTCTGACGAATGATGTTGGCTTCCAGGCTGAACATATTTATAACCACCCTACAGAAACAGGTATCACAAACATCCACCGAAGGAAACGTTTGAAATGGTTACCGGCTGGTCCCGCCCAGTTTGTTGGGTTTCGTTCCTCAACCCAACCTACATTCTTTCGCCGGAAAATCGAGGAAGTATCGTAGGTTGGGTTAGCGAGCGCAGCGAGCGTAACCCAACGGATGCCCCGTGTTGTTGGGTTTCGTTCCTCAACCCAACCTACGAACCCCGATGATTTGAGACGTAGAGCGGCATCTTGCCCTTGGACCCGGACAACGAGCTGTCCGGGCCACCCATCCGTCTTCACGTGGCCCTATCGGTCCGGCTTCCTTCCTCAACCCGGCCCAGCCTCTTTCCCCGCCGCACACCGGAGGCCGGCGTCCTTCGAGATACCGGCCACGGTGCCGAACCGGCCGGTCACGCCTTCCGCACGGTAGGAAAAAAACCTCGATGTGTTACAGCGGGTGCAGATTCCGGCGCTCGAAACATGATCCCCGGGTATTCCCGCGTCCGCCAGTTGATCTTCGATGGCCCGCCAGAAATCGAAATGGTCGGCGTGGCCCCGGTAGCGCTGGAGTTCTTCCGGAAACAGGCGCCGGTGGTCACGATATTCGGCGCAACAAGGACCCAGTGACGGGCTCTGAGCAGCCCACATCCGCTCCGGACGACAGCCGAATTCCGTTATCATGGCTTGGACCGTAATTCCCACCACATTTTCCACAAGGCCCCTCCAACCCGAATGCACGTTTCCCACAGCCCCCGCCACGGGATCGTACAAGATCACCGCTGCGCAGTCCGCCTGCCGGATCAGCAGCCCCAAGCCGGGTTTCCGCGTGATTACGGCATCACAATCGTGCGGCATGCCGCCGCCCTCGACCGACATGACTCGACTTCCGTGAACTTGTTTCGGAATCACGAGGTCCGAGAAACCACAGCACTTTCGAACCCGTTCCAGGTTTTCGGCCACGCAAACCGGATCGTCCCCTGCTCCCGAACTCAGGTTCAAACTTCGAAAGCGCCCGCGGCTGACGCCTCCCTGCCGGGTAAACACGGCATGGACCAGCCCGGGAAACCGTTCAAAGCCGGAAAAGCGGAGTACGGGAACCGTGTCCCGAGTCCCCGGAAGAGGTAATATCTGTTGATACACGGGAATGGGCATCCTTTCATCGGCTGTATGCCGGAGAACCGGGGTCCTCCGGGCTGCTGGGGTTCCAGGCCGCTTATTGCTTCACTAGCCAAAAGCTCGGGTTCAATACATCCCTCCCGAGGTCCTCAACCGTTTGAGCAGTTTTAAATCCGCCTTAAACGCGGTCTTGCCTCCAGGCACTTCGAGATACCCGGGCAGACCAACGAACCTCGGATCCCTCATCAGAAGCCGGAAAAATCCCATTCCGACCTGACCCTTGCCAATGCGCTCGTGCCGGTCCACGCGGCTTTTCCGCTCCGTTTTGGAATCGTTGAGATGAAACGCCAAGAGCCTCTCGAGTCCGACGACGCGATCGAACTCCTCGAAGACCGCATCATACCCCTCTTCGGACATGTCATATCCGGCGGCGAACGCATGGCATGTGTCCAGACATACGCCCAGGTCCCAGTGTTCCGGAACCCGATCGATCAGGTCCCTGATCTGCTCGAATCGATGTCCGACGCCTCGGCCCTGGCCGGCCGTATTTTCCAGCAACAACCTGGGGCGGCTCACTCCGGCCTGTTTCAGGCACCAGCCTAACCCTTGTCCGATTCGCTGAAGGCCGGTCGTTTCCCCGTCCCCTCCGTGGGAGCCCGGATGCAGAATCAGATAATTCGCTCCAATGACGTTTCCCCGAATCAATTCGTCCACAAGAGCGTTCCTGGATTTCTTTCGAATGTCGTCATCCGCGGATGCAAGATTGATGAGATAAGAACCATGGACCGAAACGGGCGCCAACTCGTTCGCAAGCATTCCCCCTTTGAAACGCATCACGACATCCGGGTCCAATGGCGCCGAGTCCCATTGAACCTGGTTTTTCGTGAATACCTGCAGGGCCTCCGCTCCGATCTCGAGGCCCCGCCCGACAGCCAGGTCCAACCCTCCGGCTATCGAAACATGCGCGCCCAACAGCATGAAAGCTCACCCTTCTTCGAGCGTCTTGGCGGTCTTGATCATACAGGCCCGGTTGAAATGCCGGTGCCGGCCCCGTCCATGTGCTTGCCTCGCCTACTGAAACGGATTAGACTGGTGGAACCCTTTCGCGAAGGACCTGGGCATGAACAACAGCGATACCCCTAAGTTAAGAGCCGTGGATGCTATTCCCGTAACCTATGAAGGCCGGCGTATGCTCCTGCTCAGAGACCCTCTCAGGTTGACCGCCAACGACGTATGCCTACCCATGGAAGCGGCCTTCCTGCTGCAGTTT contains these protein-coding regions:
- a CDS encoding dihydroorotate dehydrogenase yields the protein MTTPGPLLETRIGDLVLKNPVMTASGTFAYGAEFAPYVDLNDLGAVVVKGISLEPRQGNPPPRTAETPCGMVNAIGLENVGLERFLADKLPYLRRFDVPVVVNVLGRQVDDYVRLAGALSEAGGVSAIELNVSCPNVKSGGQTFGVDPEAVNALVAAVRPAASIPLWVKLTPLVTDIVIIGRAAQEAGADAVCVGNTFPAMAIDVHRRKPKLGNVVGGLSGPAIRPIMVRLCWLLARSLDIPVIGIGGVMCADDALEYLLAGARAVQVGTANFVDPRTTVSIVEGLRKYLAEQGVGRVDEIVGQLRLE
- a CDS encoding dihydroorotate dehydrogenase electron transfer subunit, producing MFSLEANIIRQTPCGAGFYLLELEAPDVSSRAAPGQFVMVRVGDDYDPLLRRPLSVHDAGDGRIRLLYRVVGKGTGRLSRRGEGERVGLLGPLGNGFEVRPPLDTAALVAGGRGVAPMLFLARRIRRECPSARLILFFGARTGEELVRLEAFENLNVEMRLATEDGSKGTKGLVTQLVRGSLLSDAEVRIYACGPMPMLKALGPVAAEQSIPAQVSLEAHMSCGLGVCRGCVVKTKNGYAHVCQDGPVFPLDAPDWEVRT
- a CDS encoding laccase domain-containing protein gives rise to the protein MYQQILPLPGTRDTVPVLRFSGFERFPGLVHAVFTRQGGVSRGRFRSLNLSSGAGDDPVCVAENLERVRKCCGFSDLVIPKQVHGSRVMSVEGGGMPHDCDAVITRKPGLGLLIRQADCAAVILYDPVAGAVGNVHSGWRGLVENVVGITVQAMITEFGCRPERMWAAQSPSLGPCCAEYRDHRRLFPEELQRYRGHADHFDFWRAIEDQLADAGIPGDHVSSAGICTRCNTSRFFSYRAEGVTGRFGTVAGISKDAGLRCAAGKEAGPG
- a CDS encoding deoxyribonuclease IV; translation: MLLGAHVSIAGGLDLAVGRGLEIGAEALQVFTKNQVQWDSAPLDPDVVMRFKGGMLANELAPVSVHGSYLINLASADDDIRKKSRNALVDELIRGNVIGANYLILHPGSHGGDGETTGLQRIGQGLGWCLKQAGVSRPRLLLENTAGQGRGVGHRFEQIRDLIDRVPEHWDLGVCLDTCHAFAAGYDMSEEGYDAVFEEFDRVVGLERLLAFHLNDSKTERKSRVDRHERIGKGQVGMGFFRLLMRDPRFVGLPGYLEVPGGKTAFKADLKLLKRLRTSGGMY